The proteins below are encoded in one region of uncultured Eubacteriales bacterium:
- a CDS encoding ATPase/histidine kinase/DNA gyrase B/HSP90 domain protein — MKELSLHILDLAQNSLTAGCARLDLSLEERDGRLALVIADDGRGMSPEFLAKVTDPFTTTRSTRKVGLGLPLLRLAAEQTGGSLTVESTLGVGTTVRAIFGAGHIDCPPLGDMGETVALLVQGAPEVELTYAHATERGSWSFDTRELREALGPEVTLADVDVFLWVRQYVAEQEEAITLV, encoded by the coding sequence ATGAAAGAGCTGTCGCTACATATCCTGGACCTGGCGCAAAACTCCCTTACGGCGGGGTGCGCTCGTCTGGACCTCTCTCTCGAAGAGAGAGACGGACGGCTCGCTCTGGTCATCGCGGACGACGGCCGGGGCATGAGCCCTGAATTCCTCGCCAAGGTAACCGATCCCTTCACCACCACCCGCTCCACCCGCAAGGTGGGGCTGGGGCTCCCCCTCCTCCGCCTGGCGGCGGAGCAGACCGGAGGCAGCCTGACAGTGGAGAGCACTTTGGGTGTGGGCACCACGGTGCGGGCCATCTTTGGCGCGGGGCACATCGACTGCCCTCCTCTTGGCGACATGGGGGAGACCGTCGCCCTGCTGGTCCAGGGCGCGCCGGAGGTGGAACTGACCTACGCTCACGCTACGGAGCGGGGCAGCTGGAGCTTTGACACCAGGGAGCTGCGGGAGGCCCTGGGGCCGGAGGTCACCTTGGCCGACGTCGACGTGTTCCTGTGGGTCCGGCAGTACGTGGCCGAGCAGGAAGAGGCAATCACGCTCGTCTGA
- the hndA gene encoding NADP-reducing hydrogenase subunit HndA: MPNCKSVVPYSGTTEQEDQLRQVIAEHKGMPGATMPVLQAAQEIFGYLPEEVQIMVAEGLDIPLSEVYGVASFYAQFTMNPKGRFQISVCLGTACYVKGAADILTAVEKKLGIKTGSITKDGKFSLDACRCVGACGLAPVMMIGSDVYGRLTPDQVGPILDKYE; this comes from the coding sequence ATGCCAAACTGCAAATCCGTTGTGCCATACAGCGGAACCACCGAGCAGGAAGATCAGCTTCGTCAAGTCATCGCGGAGCACAAGGGCATGCCCGGCGCAACCATGCCCGTACTCCAGGCCGCCCAGGAAATCTTCGGCTACTTGCCGGAAGAGGTCCAGATCATGGTCGCCGAGGGGTTGGATATCCCCCTCTCCGAGGTCTATGGTGTGGCCTCTTTTTACGCCCAGTTTACTATGAACCCCAAGGGCCGGTTCCAGATCTCCGTCTGTCTTGGCACCGCCTGTTATGTCAAGGGCGCGGCTGACATCCTCACCGCCGTGGAAAAAAAGCTGGGCATCAAGACCGGCTCCATCACCAAGGACGGCAAATTCTCTCTGGATGCCTGCCGCTGTGTAGGCGCCTGTGGCCTGGCCCCGGTCATGATGATCGGCTCCGACGTGTACGGCCGGCTGACCCCGGATCAAGTGGGGCCCATTCTGGATAAATACGAATAG
- a CDS encoding hypothetical protein (Evidence 5 : No homology to any previously reported sequences): MAWDFAVRQVKFSRESCKILRGSGTACRQRQATGIVAILRYTRDSEHYSKSNFVKGKQESDKNNEKDL; the protein is encoded by the coding sequence ATGGCGTGGGATTTTGCCGTCAGGCAAGTCAAATTTTCGCGGGAATCCTGTAAAATTTTAAGGGGAAGTGGCACGGCATGCCGGCAAAGACAAGCCACCGGCATTGTGGCTATCCTCAGATACACCCGAGACTCTGAGCACTATTCTAAATCAAATTTTGTGAAAGGTAAACAAGAAAGTGATAAAAATAACGAAAAAGATTTATGA
- a CDS encoding PHP domain protein, producing MILPFDFHLHSCLSPCASEDNTPANLAGMCVLAGLKAVALTDHNSVGNCAAFLAAAERYGLLALPGMELTTAEEVHVICLFPDLFSASAFGDLVYQHLPPLRNKPRVFGKQILMDSGDTVLGEEERLLAGAADLGVYEVAALVSSFGGVAYPAHIDRPSFSLLSNLGLWDPGLGFPIAEVTRRCPTELLRRPDLAGVRTLTASDAHDLAQIADPCQALNLPSVTTDAVLKALTSPDFSSIYLSF from the coding sequence ATGATCCTCCCCTTCGACTTCCACCTCCACTCCTGCCTCTCACCCTGCGCTTCGGAGGACAATACCCCGGCCAACCTCGCCGGGATGTGCGTCCTGGCAGGGTTAAAGGCGGTGGCTCTCACCGACCACAACTCGGTGGGCAACTGCGCGGCCTTTCTCGCCGCGGCGGAGCGGTACGGACTCCTGGCCCTCCCCGGCATGGAACTGACCACGGCGGAGGAGGTCCATGTAATCTGCCTCTTCCCCGACCTTTTCTCCGCATCGGCCTTTGGAGACCTCGTCTACCAACACCTACCTCCTCTGCGCAACAAACCGCGGGTCTTCGGTAAGCAGATTCTTATGGATAGTGGGGATACCGTGCTGGGCGAGGAGGAACGGCTCCTGGCTGGGGCAGCTGACCTGGGCGTCTATGAGGTTGCCGCTCTCGTCTCCTCTTTCGGCGGTGTGGCCTATCCCGCCCATATTGACCGCCCCTCTTTTTCCCTTCTCTCCAACTTAGGGCTATGGGATCCCGGCTTGGGCTTTCCCATCGCGGAGGTCACCCGCCGCTGCCCAACTGAGCTTTTGCGCCGCCCCGATTTGGCGGGAGTGCGCACACTCACCGCCTCGGACGCCCACGACCTTGCGCAGATCGCCGACCCCTGCCAGGCCCTGAACCTGCCCTCCGTTACTACGGATGCGGTACTAAAAGCCCTCACAAGCCCAGATTTTTCTAGCATTTACCTCTCTTTCTAG
- a CDS encoding hypothetical protein (Evidence 5 : No homology to any previously reported sequences): MRSILMTLPFDFHLHSCLSPHLAGAGLGPLPFICSGGINLPGIKVLPYGQNAWGAPFGAAGRQASARSDPKGGCTP, translated from the coding sequence TTGAGGAGCATCCTCATGACCCTCCCCTTCGACTTCCACCTCCACTCCTGCCTCTCGCCCCACCTGGCTGGCGCCGGGCTGGGACCCCTTCCTTTTATCTGCTCGGGCGGAATAAATCTGCCCGGCATCAAGGTTTTGCCCTATGGGCAAAACGCTTGGGGTGCGCCATTCGGCGCGGCAGGGCGACAGGCATCGGCCCGTTCTGACCCGAAAGGCGGGTGCACCCCATGA